One part of the Anopheles merus strain MAF chromosome 3L, AmerM5.1, whole genome shotgun sequence genome encodes these proteins:
- the LOC121598543 gene encoding nitrilase and fragile histidine triad fusion protein NitFhit, protein MYSLLRKRVAQVLWQSSPTNIRTMATQTPARIAVAQMRSTNDKQHNFAQIQTITERAKANDVQFIFFPECCDYVGTHRDETLKLSEPLTGPTVQRYRALAREQNVWLSFGGVHESIIEETESGQQVKNIYNTHILINNVGELVASYRKLHMFNVITPEFKFRESETVRSGPALIPPVDTPIGRIGLQICYDMRFAEASTLLRKQGAEILTYPSAFAVSTGRAHWEVLLRARAIENQCFVIAAAQIGFHNKKRESYGHAMVVNPWGTILGEANDQDLDVVVAELDFAKLQSVRANMPCFEHRRDDVYNLSTRAGLPYASGATAKENFSFGGIEIPPETIFYVSEHCFAFTNIRCVVPGHVLVSTKRVAARLPDLSPAEINDFFQTVCKVEKVAERLYDATSSTVTVQDGPDAGQTVFHVHCHVMPRHVGDFPENDQIYGELNRHDKEPERPRRPVAEMAAEAIRFREEMSRLGL, encoded by the exons ATGTATTCTTTGCTGAGAAAACGAGTCGCGCAAGTATTGTGGCAATCGTCACCCACCAACATCCGAACGATGGCTACGCAAACCCCGGCACGTATTGCCGTTGCGCAAATGCGCTCCACCAACGATAAGCAACACAACTTTGCCCAGATCCAAACCATCACCGAACGGGCAAAGGCCAACGATGTGCAG TTTATCTTCTTTCCAGAGTGCTGCGATTACGTTGGAACCCATCGGGACGAAACGCTGAAACTGTCGGAACCTCTTACGGGCCCGACGGTACAACGGTACCGAGCGCTGGCACGGGAACAAAACGTATGGCTTTCGTTCGGTGGCGTGCACGAAAGCATCATCGAGGAAACGGAATCGGGACAGCAGGTGAAGAATATCTACAACACTCACATACTGATCAACAATGTCGGCGAGCTGGTGGCAAGCTATCGCAAGCTGCACATGTTCAACGTGATTACACCGGAATTTAAATTCCGTGAGTCGGAAACAGTCCGATCGGGTCCGGCATTGATACCGCCGGTTGACACACCCATCGGACGGATAGGTTTGCAGATT TGCTATGATATGCGTTTTGCCGAAGCGAGCACGCTTTTGCGGAAACAAGGTGCCGAAATCCTCACCTATCCTTCAGCCTTCGCTGTGTCGACCGGACGAGCTCACTGGGAGGTACTGCTGCGGGCAAGGGCGATCGAAAACCAATGCTTCGTAATTGCCGCCGCTCAAATTGGATTCCACAACAAGAAGCGAGAGAGCTATGGCCACGCAATGGTAGTTAATCCATGGGGAACCATCCTAGGAGAAGCCAACGATCAGGATCTGGATGTCGTCGTTGCGGAGTTGGACTTTGCCAAGCTGCAAAGTGTGCGCGCCAATATGCCATGTTTCGAGCACCGGAGGGACGATGTTTACAACCTTTCGACGCGAGCAGGCCTTCCGTACGCCAGTGGTGCTACAGCTAAAGAAAATTTCTCGTTCGGAGGTATAGAAATTCCTCCTGAAACGATATTCTACGTATCGGAACACTGTTTCGCTTTCACCAACATTCGCTGTGTTGTGCCCGGAC ATGTTCTAGTTTCAACGAAACGTGTCGCCGCTCGGCTGCCGGATCTCAGCCCGGCGGAAATAAACGATTTCTTCCAGACCGTATGCAAGGTGGAAAAGGTGGCAGAGCGGCTGTACGATGCCACTTCGTCCACCGTGACGGTACAGGACGGCCCGGACGCGGGACAGACCGTTTTCCACGTGCACTGTCATGTGATGCCGCGCCATGTTGGGGACTTTCCCGAGAATGATCAAATCTATGGTGAGTTGAACCGACACGATAAGGAACCGGAACGGCCGCGACGACCCGTCGCAGAAATGGCTGCAGAAGCAATCCGCTTTCGGGAGGAAATGTCACGATTGGGATTGTGA